One genomic window of Quercus lobata isolate SW786 chromosome 9, ValleyOak3.0 Primary Assembly, whole genome shotgun sequence includes the following:
- the LOC115960031 gene encoding uncharacterized protein LOC115960031 has protein sequence MAIGKKKLMSSAPWRGEEEAAEEFQDAKLKVTKQQPGAESVMHVPRKKKGKSKRHDHDDYDDDSLVEIDPQLRYSFQRNYQFLQRVFSIDTIVKPLPPAMAYNVSRNLNFFTRIFTQFFDPEGIANAQKSLGIGQEEKARRVR, from the exons ATGGCAATTGGGAAGAAGAAGTTGATGTCATCGGCGCCATGGAGGGGCGAAGAGGAAGCCGCCGAAGAGTTCCAAGACGCGAAGCTCAAAGTCACAAAGCAGCAGCCTGGAGCCGAGTCAGTGATGCACGTGCCTCGCAAGAAGAAAGGCAAGTCCAAACGCCACGACCATGACGATTACGATGATGATTCCCTCGTCGAGATTGACCCCCAGCTTCGCTACAGCTTTCAACGTAACTACCAG TTTCTTCAACGAGTATTCAGCATTGACACCATTGTGAAACCTCTTCCGCCTGCCATGGCCTACAATGTTTCCCGCAACTTGAACTTCTTTACGCGAATTTTCACTCAGTTCTTTG ATCCAGAAGGTATAGCAAATGCCCAAAAATCATTAGGGATAGGACAAGAAGAGAAAGCTCGCCGCGTTCgttga